One Defluviitoga tunisiensis genomic window carries:
- a CDS encoding ABC transporter permease translates to MKKQFKNNLFAIFFLFLLLFPFFMLFKDFFQPKDLINIKDPQTLRILGFTCYQSFLSTVISFFITLLPSYFSAKNKGVLSKLLENSIFIPFFFPPVSAVIAFSLLFSSTGLLAKSGIKINIMYSFTAIIIAHVFYNSPIFVKYLSEGLRRIPQSLKESAYVEGAGKVKTFFYIELPLILPSISRAFFLVFTYSFTSFAIVLNLGGIKYSTLEVAIATTLKGTLNFSKALSYALIQFIVLTLINIFMSKFEPQSFEYNEPEYSANKKTGKLSLVISIFYLVFEYSLVIIGIASCFFNFITLKFDLSGFINLFSKELNNRFPVIQSIFNSISVSAITGILATIAAYLLLKKYNKIINIAIMSTFGISSAFLGMALLYLNILYNIPFFILIILGFFLISVPLAYSFLYQPILSFDKKIIEAAKVDGANKLVIFSKIELPLLFSSFLSSFLQIFAIIYGEFTISYTMQIRDYFPLSSIVNYSLSSSRFYREATALSGLNVIIIFITFYLSSLIRKKE, encoded by the coding sequence ATGAAAAAACAATTTAAAAATAATCTATTCGCAATATTTTTTTTATTTTTACTTCTTTTCCCTTTTTTTATGTTATTTAAAGATTTCTTTCAACCTAAAGACCTTATCAACATAAAGGATCCGCAAACTTTGCGGATCCTAGGTTTTACTTGTTATCAATCTTTTTTATCCACAGTCATTTCCTTTTTTATAACACTTTTACCTAGTTACTTTTCTGCCAAAAACAAAGGAGTATTATCCAAACTACTTGAAAATTCGATCTTTATTCCTTTCTTTTTTCCACCTGTTTCGGCAGTGATTGCTTTTTCATTGCTGTTTTCCTCAACAGGACTATTAGCTAAGAGTGGTATAAAGATTAATATAATGTATTCATTCACTGCAATTATAATAGCTCATGTTTTTTATAACTCTCCAATTTTTGTTAAGTACCTCTCTGAAGGATTAAGAAGAATACCACAAAGTTTAAAAGAGTCTGCTTATGTTGAAGGTGCAGGAAAAGTTAAGACTTTCTTTTATATAGAACTTCCATTAATCCTTCCATCTATTTCACGGGCATTTTTTTTGGTGTTTACATATAGTTTTACTAGTTTTGCAATAGTCTTAAATCTCGGTGGAATTAAATATTCAACACTGGAAGTCGCAATTGCAACTACTCTTAAAGGTACATTGAATTTTTCCAAAGCGTTATCATATGCCCTTATTCAATTTATAGTTCTTACATTAATAAATATATTTATGTCAAAGTTTGAACCTCAATCTTTTGAGTATAATGAACCAGAATATAGCGCAAATAAAAAAACTGGAAAATTGAGCCTTGTAATCTCTATTTTTTATCTTGTTTTTGAGTATTCTTTAGTTATAATAGGTATTGCTTCTTGCTTTTTTAATTTTATAACTTTAAAATTCGATCTGAGTGGTTTTATTAACCTTTTTTCAAAAGAACTAAACAATAGATTCCCTGTAATTCAGTCAATTTTTAATTCTATTTCTGTTTCAGCTATTACAGGAATTCTCGCAACAATTGCTGCATACTTGTTGTTAAAAAAATATAATAAAATCATTAATATCGCTATTATGTCAACTTTTGGGATTTCTTCGGCATTTTTAGGAATGGCTTTATTGTATTTAAACATTTTATATAATATTCCATTTTTTATTTTGATTATATTGGGCTTTTTTTTAATAAGTGTACCTTTAGCGTACTCTTTTCTATATCAACCAATTTTAAGTTTTGATAAAAAAATAATAGAAGCCGCTAAAGTAGATGGTGCAAATAAGCTTGTTATTTTTTCAAAGATTGAACTCCCCTTACTATTTTCTTCATTCTTAAGTTCATTTCTACAAATCTTTGCAATAATATATGGGGAATTTACAATTAGCTATACAATGCAAATTAGAGATTATTTCCCTCTTTCAAGTATAGTGAATTATTCTCTTTCTTCTTCAAGATTTTATAGAGAAGCTACTGCCCTTAGCGGACTTAACGTGATAATAATTTTTATTACCTTTTATTTAAGCTCATTAATAAGAAAAAAAGAGTAA